TCCGTGATCTGAAAGGGAAGACCGTGTTTATCCATTTCTGGGCGGCATGGTGCAAGGAATGCAAGAAAGAACTCCCCTCCCTATATGCTCTCTATAAAAGAAAAAAGGATGATCCCGGCTTTGTGTTTTTTAGTGTAGCATGGCGTGAGGATCCTGTAAAAACGAGAAAATATCTGAAAGAGCAGAATATGGATATCCCTGTATATATTGATCCTGATCAGAGGGCTGCAAGGATTTTCGGGGTGTCGGGAGTGCCTGAGACTTATATAATAAACCCTGAGG
Above is a window of bacterium BMS3Abin08 DNA encoding:
- the resA_7 gene encoding thiol-disulfide oxidoreductase ResA, translated to MRYKGAILFIILAVGLFFVFLSQREKVDQPKRAIEGLEVPEFSLVGGDGKTYNIRDLKGKTVFIHFWAAWCKECKKELPSLYALYKRKKDDPGFVFFSVAWREDPVKTRKYLKEQNMDIPVYIDPDQRAARIFGVSGVPETYIINPEGVLQKRVIGPGKWETFQVLSDQ